A genomic segment from Glycine soja cultivar W05 chromosome 20, ASM419377v2, whole genome shotgun sequence encodes:
- the LOC114401932 gene encoding protein MAINTENANCE OF MERISTEMS-like has translation MALMFDYRGCAACIRRRSKHSGSYAWGAAALVHMYDNLNDTSKSTVRQLAGYITLLQCWIYEHFPSIGFAIPTEDYDERRLRACQWTSGKALTVSTYRRCLDRLTPDVIGPIDGHSRPERIVQQFGYIQAIPSHHAASSFSVEEIDDRWMQFSEYIAPIGQLCAVLNHCLPDYMDWLCMISHPFMSLAQPGDPPRVLPIQ, from the exons ATGGCTCTTATGTTCGACTATCGTGGTTGTGCGGCGTGTATCAGACGAAGATCGAAGCAT AGTGGGAGTTATGCTTGGGGCGCTGCTGCCCTTGTGCACatgtatgataatttaaatgACACGTCGAAGAGCACGGTGAGGCAGCTTGCAGGATATATCACTCTGTTACAG tgTTGGATCTACGAGCATTTTCCATCTATTGGTTTCGCTATTCCTACCGAGGATTATGATGAGAGGAGACTGCGAGCATGTCAATGGACCTCTGGCAAGGCACTAACCGTTTCCACGTATCGTAGGTGTCTGGATAGACTGACCCCTGACGTG ATAGGGCCCATTGATGGTCATTCACGACCGGAGAGGATTGTACAACAGTTTGGCTACATCCAGGCTATTCCGTCACATCATGCTGCGTCTTCATTCTCTGTTGAAGAAATTGATGATAGATGGATGCAGTTCAGTGAGTACATAGCACCTATAGGGCAATTATGTGCAGTGCTTAACCATTGTTTGCCAGATTACATGGATTGGTTATGCATGATTTCGCACCCATTCATGAGTCTGGCACAACCAGGGGATCCTCCTAGAGTTCTACCGATTCAGTAA
- the LOC114403754 gene encoding serine/threonine-protein kinase fray2-like isoform X1, with translation MGGYSTNPADYKLLEEIGYGATATVYRAMYLPFNQLVAIKSLDLDRCNINLDDLRREAQTMSLIDHPNVVRAHCSFAVERSLWVVMPFMDQGSCLHLIKIALSHGFQEDAIGSILKETLKALHYLHRHGHIHRDVKAGNILLDTSGAVKLSDFGVATCLYDAVDRQRCRNTFVGTPCWMAPEVLQPAGSGYNSKADIWSFGITALELAHGHAPFSKYPPMKVLLMTMQNAPPGLDDRDKKFSKSFKEMVAMCLVKDQTKRPSAEKLLKHSFFKHAKPPELSVKKLFADLPPLWNCVKSLKLKDAAQLAVKKMPSADEEAISQSQYQRGVSAWNFDIDDLKAQASLVRDDNDNAEMREDENKFFTNYKASAIDSQSGTVKMNTEKSPQNKITSLVGAFDIKQTEQNEYLNKKEKNLESDLQEPGLPRNIIWKRNGSIMEATTSTIEKDIGMSHQTQSGLPGTVLSHSASERRRTLERLENGNQLLGEKNNREARQPPSFSGPLMLPTRASANSLSAPIKSSGGFRDSLDDKSKATLVQIKGRFSVTSENLDLVKDIPVSSVSRQSSQGSVSPLRKSASVSDWMLDSKQMATEDSATDSISASLLTTHLQNLLQQTSIQQDLIMNLLNSVQSAEAIEVSQNGKLPPLPRSSEINGSVDTAASERERLLLLKILELQTRIITLTDELTAEKLKYMQLQQQLTLYSQEQNMDKREEIA, from the exons ATGGGAGGGTACTCTACGAACCCCGCGGACTACAAGCTTCTAGAAGAAATTGGTTATGGCGCCACAGCCACGGTGTACAGAGCGATGTATCTCCCCTTCAACCAACTCGTGGCCATCAAGTCCCTGGATCTCGATCGTTGCAACATCAATCTCGACGACCTGCGTAGGGAGGCCCAAACCATGAGCCTCATCGACCACCCCAACGTGGTGAGGGCCCACTGCTCCTTTGCCGTGGAGCGGAGCCTCTGGGTGGTCATGCCCTTTATGGACCAGGGCTCCTGCCTCCACCTCATCAAGATTGCTCTCTCCCACGGCTTCCAAGAGGACGCTATCGGATCCATCCTCAAGGAGACTCTCAAGGCCCTCCACTACCTTCACCGCCACGGCCACATTCACCGCGACGTCAAGGCCGGCAACATTCTACTCGACACCTCCGGCGCTGTCAAACTCTCCGACTTCGGCGTCGCCACTTGCTTGTACGACGCCGTCGACAGGCAGCGTTGCAGAAATACTTTTGTTGGGACCCCTTGCTG GATGGCTCCTGAGGTGCTGCAACCAGCTGGAAGTGGCTATAATTCCAA GGCTGATATTTGGTCTTTTGGGATTACGGCACTTGAGTTGGCTCATGGCCATGCACCATTTTCAAAATATCCTCCAATGAAG GTTCTTCTAATGACAATGCAGAATGCCCCTCCTGGACTTGATGATCGAGATAAAAAGTTCTCTAAG TCTTTTAAGGAAATGGTTGCTATGTGCCTGGTGAAAGATCAAACAAAAAGGCCATCAGCAGAGAAGTTACTGAAACATTCCTTCTTCAAACATGCTAAGCCTCCCGAGCTCTCTGTAAAGAAATTGTTTGCTGACTTACCTCCTCTTTGGAACTGTGTAAAATCCCTCAAG CTCAAAGATGCAGCACAACTAGCAGTGAAGAAAATGCCTTCTGCAGATGAAGAGGCAATATCTCAG AGTCAATATCAACGAGGAGTTAGTGCGTGGAACTTTGATATTGATGATTTGAAAGCTCAAGCTTCATTG GTGAgggatgataatgataatgcaGAGATGAGGGAAGatgaaaacaaatttttcacTAATTACAAGGCT AGTGCAATTGATTCCCAGTCTGGTACTGTCAAAATGAATACAGAGAAATCACCACAGAATAAAATCACATCACTGGTAGGTGCTTTTGACATAAAACAGACTGAGCAAAATGAATACTTGAACAAAAAGGAGAAGAATCTTGAAAGTGATCTCCAGGAACCTGGATTGCCCAGAAATATTATTTGGAAGAGAAATGGGTCAATTATGGAGGCAACAACATCCACTATAGAGAAAGATATAGGTATGAGCCATCAAACCCAAAGTGGGTTACCAGGCACAGTTCTCAGTCATTCTGCATCAGAAAGGAGACGAACATTAGAAAG GCTTGAGAATGGAAATCAGTTATTGGGCGAGAAAAATAACCGTGAAGCGCGACAACCTCCAAGTTTTAGTGGTCCATTGATGCTTCCGACGCGAGCTTCAGCAAATAGTTTATCAGCTCCAATAAAGTCTTCTGGAG GATTCAGAGATTCCTTGGATGACAAGTCTAAGGCTACTCTTGTGCAAATTAAAGGGCGATTCTCTGTAACAtcagaaaatttagatcttgTGAAG GATATTCCTGTAAGTTCAGTTTCACGCCAATCTTCACAG GGATCAGTATCACCACTGCGGAAATCTGCCAGTGTTAGTGATTGGATGTTGGATTCCAAACAAATG GCCACTGAAGATTCTGCCACCGACAGTATCTCTGCATCACTTCTTACGACTCACCTTCAAAATCTTTTACAGCAAACATCTATTCAACAG gATCTTATAATGAATCTGTTAAATAGTGTGCAATCTGCTGAAGCAATTGAAG TTTCTCAGAATGGAAAGCTGCCACCATTACCTCGCAGTTCAGAAATCAATGGAAGT GTTGATACAGCAGCTTCAGAGAGGGAACGTCTTCTGCTGCTCAAAATTTTAGAGCTTCAGACTCG GATAATCACTTTGACTGATGAGCTGACTGCTGAGAAGTTAAAATACATGCAG TTGCAACAACAGCTAACTCTCTACAGTCAGGAACAAAATATGGACAAGAGAGAGGAAATTGCATGA
- the LOC114403754 gene encoding serine/threonine-protein kinase fray2-like isoform X2, translating to MGGYSTNPADYKLLEEIGYGATATVYRAMYLPFNQLVAIKSLDLDRCNINLDDLRREAQTMSLIDHPNVVRAHCSFAVERSLWVVMPFMDQGSCLHLIKIALSHGFQEDAIGSILKETLKALHYLHRHGHIHRDVKAGNILLDTSGAVKLSDFGVATCLYDAVDRQRCRNTFVGTPCWMAPEVLQPAGSGYNSKADIWSFGITALELAHGHAPFSKYPPMKVLLMTMQNAPPGLDDRDKKFSKSFKEMVAMCLVKDQTKRPSAEKLLKHSFFKHAKPPELSVKKLFADLPPLWNCVKSLKLKDAAQLAVKKMPSADEEAISQSQYQRGVSAWNFDIDDLKAQASLVRDDNDNAEMREDENKFFTNYKASAIDSQSGTVKMNTEKSPQNKITSLVGAFDIKQTEQNEYLNKKEKNLESDLQEPGLPRNIIWKRNGSIMEATTSTIEKDIGMSHQTQSGLPGTVLSHSASERRRTLERLENGNQLLGEKNNREARQPPSFSGPLMLPTRASANSLSAPIKSSGGFRDSLDDKSKATLVQIKGRFSVTSENLDLVKGSVSPLRKSASVSDWMLDSKQMATEDSATDSISASLLTTHLQNLLQQTSIQQDLIMNLLNSVQSAEAIEVSQNGKLPPLPRSSEINGSVDTAASERERLLLLKILELQTRIITLTDELTAEKLKYMQLQQQLTLYSQEQNMDKREEIA from the exons ATGGGAGGGTACTCTACGAACCCCGCGGACTACAAGCTTCTAGAAGAAATTGGTTATGGCGCCACAGCCACGGTGTACAGAGCGATGTATCTCCCCTTCAACCAACTCGTGGCCATCAAGTCCCTGGATCTCGATCGTTGCAACATCAATCTCGACGACCTGCGTAGGGAGGCCCAAACCATGAGCCTCATCGACCACCCCAACGTGGTGAGGGCCCACTGCTCCTTTGCCGTGGAGCGGAGCCTCTGGGTGGTCATGCCCTTTATGGACCAGGGCTCCTGCCTCCACCTCATCAAGATTGCTCTCTCCCACGGCTTCCAAGAGGACGCTATCGGATCCATCCTCAAGGAGACTCTCAAGGCCCTCCACTACCTTCACCGCCACGGCCACATTCACCGCGACGTCAAGGCCGGCAACATTCTACTCGACACCTCCGGCGCTGTCAAACTCTCCGACTTCGGCGTCGCCACTTGCTTGTACGACGCCGTCGACAGGCAGCGTTGCAGAAATACTTTTGTTGGGACCCCTTGCTG GATGGCTCCTGAGGTGCTGCAACCAGCTGGAAGTGGCTATAATTCCAA GGCTGATATTTGGTCTTTTGGGATTACGGCACTTGAGTTGGCTCATGGCCATGCACCATTTTCAAAATATCCTCCAATGAAG GTTCTTCTAATGACAATGCAGAATGCCCCTCCTGGACTTGATGATCGAGATAAAAAGTTCTCTAAG TCTTTTAAGGAAATGGTTGCTATGTGCCTGGTGAAAGATCAAACAAAAAGGCCATCAGCAGAGAAGTTACTGAAACATTCCTTCTTCAAACATGCTAAGCCTCCCGAGCTCTCTGTAAAGAAATTGTTTGCTGACTTACCTCCTCTTTGGAACTGTGTAAAATCCCTCAAG CTCAAAGATGCAGCACAACTAGCAGTGAAGAAAATGCCTTCTGCAGATGAAGAGGCAATATCTCAG AGTCAATATCAACGAGGAGTTAGTGCGTGGAACTTTGATATTGATGATTTGAAAGCTCAAGCTTCATTG GTGAgggatgataatgataatgcaGAGATGAGGGAAGatgaaaacaaatttttcacTAATTACAAGGCT AGTGCAATTGATTCCCAGTCTGGTACTGTCAAAATGAATACAGAGAAATCACCACAGAATAAAATCACATCACTGGTAGGTGCTTTTGACATAAAACAGACTGAGCAAAATGAATACTTGAACAAAAAGGAGAAGAATCTTGAAAGTGATCTCCAGGAACCTGGATTGCCCAGAAATATTATTTGGAAGAGAAATGGGTCAATTATGGAGGCAACAACATCCACTATAGAGAAAGATATAGGTATGAGCCATCAAACCCAAAGTGGGTTACCAGGCACAGTTCTCAGTCATTCTGCATCAGAAAGGAGACGAACATTAGAAAG GCTTGAGAATGGAAATCAGTTATTGGGCGAGAAAAATAACCGTGAAGCGCGACAACCTCCAAGTTTTAGTGGTCCATTGATGCTTCCGACGCGAGCTTCAGCAAATAGTTTATCAGCTCCAATAAAGTCTTCTGGAG GATTCAGAGATTCCTTGGATGACAAGTCTAAGGCTACTCTTGTGCAAATTAAAGGGCGATTCTCTGTAACAtcagaaaatttagatcttgTGAAG GGATCAGTATCACCACTGCGGAAATCTGCCAGTGTTAGTGATTGGATGTTGGATTCCAAACAAATG GCCACTGAAGATTCTGCCACCGACAGTATCTCTGCATCACTTCTTACGACTCACCTTCAAAATCTTTTACAGCAAACATCTATTCAACAG gATCTTATAATGAATCTGTTAAATAGTGTGCAATCTGCTGAAGCAATTGAAG TTTCTCAGAATGGAAAGCTGCCACCATTACCTCGCAGTTCAGAAATCAATGGAAGT GTTGATACAGCAGCTTCAGAGAGGGAACGTCTTCTGCTGCTCAAAATTTTAGAGCTTCAGACTCG GATAATCACTTTGACTGATGAGCTGACTGCTGAGAAGTTAAAATACATGCAG TTGCAACAACAGCTAACTCTCTACAGTCAGGAACAAAATATGGACAAGAGAGAGGAAATTGCATGA